The following proteins are co-located in the Triticum aestivum cultivar Chinese Spring chromosome 1A, IWGSC CS RefSeq v2.1, whole genome shotgun sequence genome:
- the LOC123060823 gene encoding polygalacturonase At1g48100, whose amino-acid sequence MEARTAIALLLALVVAASFLCDGVHSRHHHHTKRHSVRPPSHAPGPAGPRRAPSPKHGSPSAPPPARTPPSAPPMPGAPAPAPSDDGDNVYDVIKDFGAVGDGVTDDTDAIKTAWDTACQDDGEGVVLAAAGHSFLVHTTTFTGPCQGSVTLQIDGTIVAPSEPTTWPANSKRNWLVFYKADGMALRGSGLIDGKGQKWWDLPCKPHKGGSTHGPCDSPVALRFFMSNNVTVQGLRVQDSPEFHFRFDSCRGVHVDSLSISSPALSPNTDGIHVENTQDVLITNTVVSNGDDCVSIGAGTLNVHIENVTCGPGHGISIGSLGKQGSRACVANITVRNAVIRHSDNGVRIKTWQGGSGSVSAVTFENVRMDAVRNPIIIDQYYCLTKSCENATTAVFVSDITYAGIRGTYDVRGPPIHFGCSDAVPCTNITLSGVELLPASGDTVDSPFCWNVYGNTTTPIVPPVACLIEGVPRNVDEASSLKCY is encoded by the exons ATGGAGGCCCGGACCGCCATTGCGCTGCTCCTCGCGCTCGTGGTCGCCGCGAGCTTCCTCTGCGACGGCGTCCacagccgccaccaccaccacaccaagcgCCACTCCGTGCGGCCGCCGTCCCACGCACCCGGGCCTGCGGGACCGAGGAGGGCACCTTCACCTAAGCATGGGTCTCCGTCTGCACCACCGCCGGCCAGGACGCCACCGTCAGCCCCTCCAATGCCGGGCGCGCCCGCGCCGGCCCCGTCCGACGATGGCGACAACGTGTACGACGTCATCAAGGACTTcggcgcggtcggggacggcgTGACGGACGACACGGACGCGATCAAGACCGCGTGGGACACGGCGTGCCAGGACGACGGGGAGGGCGTCGTCCTCGCGGCCGCCGGGCACTCGTTCCTGGTGCACACCACCACCTTCACCGGGCCGTGCCAGGGCAGCGTCACGCTGCAGATCGACGGCACGATCGTGGCGCCCAGCGAGCCCACCACGTGGCCGGCCAACAGCAAGCGCAACTGGCTGGTGTTCTACAAGGCCGACGGCATGGCGCTGCGCGGCTCCGGGCTCATCGACGGCAAGGGCCAGAAGTGGTGGGATCTCCCCTGCAAGCCTCACAAGGGAGGAAGCACCCACGGACCTTGTGACAGCCCGGTG GCGCTTAGGTTTTTCATGAGCAACAACGTGACGGTGCAAGGGCTCAGAGTGCAGGACAGCCCGGAGTTCCACTTCCGGTTCGACAGCTGCCGCGGCGTGCACGTCGACAGCCTCTCCATTAGCTCCCCGGCGCTGAGCCCCAACACCGACGGCATCCACGTCGAGAACACCCaggacgtgctcatcaccaacaccgtcgtctCCAACGGCGACGACTGTGTCTCCATCGGCGCCGGCACCCTCAACGTCCACATCGAGAACGTCACCTGCGGCCCCGGCCACGGCATCAG CATCGGGAGCCTGGGAAAGCAGGGGTCGCGGGCGTGCGTGGCCAACATCACGGTGCGGAACGCGGTGATCCGGCACTCGGACAACGGCGTGAGGATCAAGACGTGGCAGGGCGGCTCCGGGTCGGTGTCGGCGGTGACCTTCGAGAACGTGCGCATGGACGCCGTGCGCAACCCCATCATCATCGACCAGTACTACTGCCTCACCAAGAGCTGCGAGAACGCCACCACCGCCGTCTTCGTCTCCGACATCACCTACGCCGGCATCCGGGGCACCTACGACGTGCGCGGCCCGCCCATCCACTTCGGCTGCAGCGACGCCGTGCCCTGCACCAACATCACCCTCTCCGGCGTCGAGCTGCTGCCCGCCTCCGGCGACACCGTCGACAGCCCCTTCTGCTGGAACGTCTACGGCAACACCACCACGCCCATTGTGCCGCCGGTGGCGTGCCTCATAGAGGGCGTGCCCAGGAACGTGGATGAAGCTAGCAGCTTGAAGTGTTACTGA